In Prosthecochloris sp. GSB1, the following proteins share a genomic window:
- a CDS encoding trehalose 6-phosphate synthase, with translation MQNQILKDRKLETCTNPISLQDIRTLKELYRLKSETRDLREPLVRNIMKRRVVGQQCIESLKNALYSLETIHIDDYTGQRVLSLDGKKQIEVDLTYEIRELRKDIYYLEYGEDHFINYLGKFIPNFRSHLNEGIAMLRGKRFNAFITDRDGTTNNYCGRYRSSIQPIYNAVFLSRFAKNCCNFPIFITSAPLRDFGILNVSINPEDIFYYAGSKGREFISPDGAFHTYPIDEEKQQRIQLLNDRLRLLLENPNFEKFNFIGSALQLKFGQTTVARQDITHSINADESSAFLEKVKGIVREIDPEKRIFRIEDTGLDIEIILTIDTDGHDSLKDFDKGDGLEFICRSLGIKTPEGPNLVCGDTSSDIPMLEKAMEICGDVWAIFVTKDKKLEKRVKSICPQSMIVPSPDILLTMLGLLSL, from the coding sequence ATGCAGAACCAGATTCTGAAAGACCGTAAGCTCGAAACCTGCACGAATCCCATCTCGCTCCAGGACATACGGACACTCAAGGAACTCTACCGGCTGAAATCCGAAACACGCGACCTTCGCGAGCCGCTCGTACGCAACATCATGAAGCGAAGAGTTGTCGGGCAGCAATGCATCGAATCCCTGAAAAACGCCCTCTATTCGCTTGAAACCATCCATATCGACGATTACACCGGTCAGCGGGTGCTGAGCCTTGACGGAAAAAAGCAGATCGAGGTCGATTTGACCTATGAAATCAGGGAGCTGAGAAAAGACATCTACTATCTGGAGTACGGAGAAGATCATTTTATCAACTATCTCGGCAAGTTCATACCGAATTTCAGAAGCCATCTCAACGAAGGCATAGCGATGCTTCGGGGCAAGCGATTCAACGCCTTCATCACCGACCGTGACGGCACGACGAACAACTACTGCGGGCGTTACCGCTCCTCGATACAACCGATATACAACGCCGTCTTCCTTTCCCGCTTCGCCAAGAACTGCTGCAACTTTCCGATATTCATCACCTCCGCTCCGCTGAGGGACTTCGGCATTCTCAACGTTTCGATAAATCCGGAGGACATTTTCTACTACGCCGGATCAAAGGGCCGCGAGTTCATCTCACCGGACGGCGCGTTTCACACCTATCCCATCGACGAAGAGAAACAGCAGCGGATACAGCTCCTCAACGACCGGCTGCGGCTGCTTCTCGAAAATCCGAATTTCGAAAAGTTCAACTTCATCGGTTCAGCGCTTCAGCTCAAGTTCGGACAGACGACCGTCGCCCGCCAGGACATCACCCACTCCATCAACGCGGACGAATCGTCGGCATTCCTCGAAAAAGTCAAAGGCATCGTTCGCGAAATTGATCCCGAAAAAAGAATTTTCCGCATCGAGGATACCGGCCTGGACATCGAGATCATCCTCACCATCGACACCGATGGGCACGACTCGCTGAAAGACTTTGACAAGGGGGACGGACTCGAATTCATCTGCCGGTCACTCGGCATAAAAACGCCCGAAGGGCCGAATCTGGTCTGCGGCGATACCTCCTCGGACATTCCCATGCTGGAGAAAGCCATGGAAATCTGCGGCGACGTATGGGCGATTTTCGTGACGAAGGACAAAAAACTGGAAAAAAGGGTCAAAAGCATCTGCCCGCAGAGCATGATCGTGCCTTCCCCCGACATCCTCCTGACCATGCTGGGCCTGCTGTCGCTCTGA
- the tmk gene encoding dTMP kinase, producing MLITFEGIDGAGKSTQVKKLRKALTESGREVLTIREPGGTDVAEKIREILLESKNEITPVGELLLFSASRAELVQQVIRPALAAKKVVIVDRFHDSTTAYQGYGRGLDREMLQRINDIATFGLKPDRTFFLDLSPEDALIRKFSEKSIPLAFEESELDRMERSGLDFYRRVRNGYLELAKREKTRFVMLDASEPPERIHRKIWQKLMAACNGEPVPESRAHR from the coding sequence ATGCTCATAACATTCGAGGGCATCGACGGCGCGGGCAAGTCGACACAGGTAAAAAAACTCAGAAAGGCGTTGACGGAAAGCGGCCGGGAAGTCCTGACGATACGGGAACCGGGAGGGACCGATGTGGCGGAAAAAATCCGGGAGATCCTTCTGGAAAGCAAAAACGAGATCACCCCGGTCGGCGAACTCCTGTTGTTCTCGGCCAGCAGGGCGGAACTGGTGCAGCAGGTGATACGACCGGCACTTGCAGCGAAAAAAGTGGTTATCGTCGACCGGTTCCACGACTCGACGACCGCCTATCAGGGATACGGCCGCGGGCTTGACCGGGAAATGCTGCAAAGGATCAACGACATCGCCACGTTCGGCCTGAAACCTGACCGCACGTTCTTTCTTGACCTCTCCCCAGAGGACGCGCTGATCAGGAAATTTTCCGAAAAGTCCATCCCGCTGGCATTCGAGGAGAGCGAACTCGACCGTATGGAGCGCTCCGGACTGGATTTCTACCGTCGCGTCAGGAATGGCTACCTGGAACTCGCGAAACGGGAAAAAACACGCTTCGTCATGCTTGACGCTTCCGAACCGCCTGAAAGGATTCATAGAAAAATCTGGCAAAAACTCATGGCCGCGTGCAATGGAGAACCCGTTCCCGAAAGCCGGGCCCATCGTTAA
- a CDS encoding beta-phosphoglucomutase family hydrolase yields MLKGVIFDLDGVITGTARIHSLAWESMFNTFLKEYAVANNEPFIAFDPVSDYLNYVDGKPRMQGVQSFLESRDIELPFGELDDAAEMPTVCGLGNRKNEVFTKILVEEGPEVFQSSVDFIRELRSRGIRTGVASSSRNCKLILELAKLEDLFETRVDGEVSIEMGLKGKPNPDIFTTAASNLGLHPHDCVVVEDAISGVQAGAGGNFGLVLGIAREIEGVRLKENGADIVVRDLGEITVDEVEAWFAEGLDDDGWNLTYAAFDPAGEKLRETLTAVGNGYLGTRGAYEGSRACEHHYPGTYLAGVFNKLPSEVHGQTIMNNDFVNCPNWLPLEFRIRGGDFIDPFEQNILSYRQNLDIRRAVMSREIVIQDNLGRISRIASSRMASMDNPHLCALRFRFTPINYSAEVEFRSAIDGQIENRGVARYSALASDHLRHVDGGESRNGIFLHVRTSESGYQIVTHAKTEASVSGKPAGAEKSVVDSQRYTAELFKVNLKSGEECTIDKIVAIHTSLDSDNENPVEAGELAIAASGNFAELLEKHQNAWKGIWKRADILIDGDRFSQKALRFHIYHLMGTASPHNSALDAGMPARGLNGEAYRGHIFWDEIYIMPFFTLHFPEIARALLMYRYNRLCAARDYARENGHKGAMFPWQTADGGGEETQIVHYNPQSATWGPDLSRNQRHVSIAVFYNTWKYVHDTDDTGFLQQYGAEMMFEIARFWASIAKHRPDSGKYHIEGVMGPDEFHEKLPGSSRDGLRDNAYTNIMVAWLLEKSVELAQSLDPSAMDWLVTKINLGFDEIEEWRKICSNMHIIVTEEGILEQFDGYMSLRELDWEAYRKKYGNIHRMDRILKAEGDTPDNYKVAKQADVLMTFYALSPVEVQQVLERNGHPVDDPIRMIRENYSYYEPRTSHGSTLSKVVHAIISSYLHDGHETAWKWFEESLKSDLKDTQGGTTQEGIHCGVMGGTIDVTVRYFAGISFDGNLLNIHPNLPEHWRSLELKTLFRRSLYGVSISRDTITVELLESPNEKETVRIAGREKTVAKGVPASGTY; encoded by the coding sequence ATGCTAAAAGGTGTCATTTTCGATCTGGACGGTGTCATCACCGGCACGGCAAGAATTCACAGCCTCGCCTGGGAGTCCATGTTCAACACCTTCCTCAAGGAATACGCCGTAGCCAACAACGAACCCTTCATAGCGTTCGATCCCGTTTCGGACTACCTCAACTACGTCGACGGCAAACCGCGCATGCAGGGCGTGCAAAGCTTTCTTGAATCAAGGGATATCGAACTGCCTTTCGGCGAACTTGACGACGCAGCCGAAATGCCTACCGTCTGTGGCCTCGGCAACCGCAAGAACGAGGTGTTCACGAAAATTCTCGTCGAGGAAGGCCCGGAGGTGTTCCAGAGTTCAGTGGATTTCATCAGGGAACTCCGCTCGAGGGGCATCCGCACCGGCGTAGCCTCTTCAAGCCGCAACTGCAAGCTTATACTCGAACTCGCGAAACTCGAGGATCTCTTCGAAACCAGGGTCGACGGCGAAGTCTCCATCGAAATGGGCCTGAAAGGCAAACCGAACCCGGACATCTTCACCACGGCGGCGTCCAACCTCGGGCTTCATCCGCATGACTGCGTGGTGGTCGAGGACGCCATTTCTGGCGTACAGGCTGGTGCAGGGGGCAATTTCGGCCTGGTTCTGGGCATCGCAAGGGAGATCGAAGGCGTCAGGCTGAAGGAAAACGGCGCCGATATCGTGGTTCGCGATCTCGGAGAAATCACCGTGGACGAAGTCGAGGCGTGGTTCGCTGAAGGACTCGACGACGACGGCTGGAACCTGACCTACGCGGCGTTCGACCCGGCGGGAGAAAAGCTTCGCGAAACGCTCACGGCGGTCGGCAACGGCTATCTCGGCACGAGAGGGGCCTATGAAGGCTCCAGGGCTTGCGAACACCACTATCCCGGCACCTACCTGGCGGGAGTGTTCAACAAGCTCCCGTCAGAAGTGCACGGTCAGACCATCATGAACAACGACTTCGTCAATTGCCCCAACTGGCTGCCGCTGGAATTCAGGATCCGCGGAGGGGATTTTATCGACCCGTTCGAACAAAACATCCTGAGTTACCGGCAGAACCTCGATATCCGGCGTGCGGTCATGAGCCGCGAGATCGTCATCCAGGACAATCTCGGCAGAATCAGCCGCATAGCCAGCAGCCGCATGGCCAGCATGGACAACCCGCACCTGTGCGCCCTGCGGTTCCGTTTCACGCCGATCAACTATTCCGCTGAAGTCGAGTTCCGCTCAGCGATAGACGGGCAGATCGAAAACAGGGGGGTCGCACGCTACAGCGCCCTCGCCTCGGATCATCTCCGGCACGTCGACGGCGGAGAAAGCCGGAACGGGATCTTTCTCCATGTGCGGACCAGCGAATCCGGCTACCAGATCGTCACGCACGCGAAAACCGAGGCTTCGGTCTCCGGCAAACCGGCCGGAGCAGAAAAGAGCGTCGTCGATTCGCAACGCTATACGGCGGAACTGTTCAAGGTCAACCTGAAATCCGGTGAGGAGTGCACGATCGATAAAATCGTCGCGATTCATACCTCGCTCGACAGCGACAACGAAAACCCAGTCGAAGCCGGTGAACTGGCTATAGCCGCTTCCGGAAATTTTGCAGAACTGCTCGAAAAACATCAAAACGCCTGGAAAGGCATCTGGAAACGCGCGGATATCCTGATCGACGGCGACCGCTTCAGCCAGAAAGCGCTTCGGTTCCATATCTACCATCTCATGGGCACAGCCTCGCCGCATAACAGCGCCCTGGACGCAGGCATGCCGGCGCGCGGCCTCAACGGTGAAGCCTACAGGGGTCACATTTTCTGGGACGAGATCTACATCATGCCGTTCTTCACGCTGCACTTCCCCGAGATCGCCAGGGCCCTGCTGATGTACCGCTACAACCGTCTCTGCGCGGCAAGGGATTACGCGAGGGAAAACGGCCACAAGGGTGCGATGTTCCCCTGGCAGACGGCAGACGGCGGCGGCGAGGAAACCCAGATCGTGCATTACAATCCGCAGAGTGCCACCTGGGGACCCGACCTGAGCAGGAATCAGCGGCATGTCTCAATAGCCGTGTTCTACAATACCTGGAAATATGTTCACGACACGGACGACACAGGGTTCCTGCAGCAGTACGGCGCCGAAATGATGTTCGAGATAGCCCGATTCTGGGCAAGCATCGCAAAGCACAGGCCAGACAGCGGGAAATACCATATCGAAGGGGTCATGGGTCCGGACGAATTCCACGAAAAACTGCCCGGCAGCAGCCGCGACGGCCTCAGGGACAACGCCTACACGAATATCATGGTCGCCTGGCTCCTCGAAAAATCTGTCGAGCTCGCCCAGTCGCTCGACCCGTCCGCGATGGACTGGCTGGTTACGAAGATCAATCTCGGATTCGATGAAATCGAGGAGTGGCGTAAGATCTGTTCGAACATGCACATCATCGTCACCGAGGAAGGCATCCTCGAGCAGTTCGACGGCTACATGTCCCTCAGGGAACTCGACTGGGAAGCGTACAGAAAGAAGTATGGCAACATCCACCGCATGGACAGGATACTCAAGGCCGAGGGCGATACCCCCGATAACTACAAAGTCGCGAAGCAGGCGGACGTGCTGATGACGTTCTATGCGCTCTCGCCAGTCGAGGTACAGCAGGTTCTGGAGCGGAACGGCCATCCGGTTGACGATCCGATCCGCATGATCAGGGAAAACTACAGCTACTACGAGCCCCGCACCAGTCACGGTTCGACACTCAGCAAAGTCGTACACGCGATTATTTCGAGCTACCTGCACGACGGGCACGAAACCGCCTGGAAATGGTTCGAGGAATCCCTGAAAAGCGACCTGAAGGATACACAGGGCGGCACGACGCAAGAGGGTATTCACTGCGGCGTCATGGGAGGCACGATAGATGTCACCGTGCGCTATTTCGCCGGAATATCCTTTGACGGCAACCTGCTCAACATCCATCCGAATCTTCCTGAACACTGGCGCTCACTCGAACTGAAAACGCTTTTCCGCCGGAGCCTCTACGGCGTTTCCATCAGCCGTGACACCATCACCGTGGAGCTGCTCGAAAGTCCAAATGAAAAAGAAACCGTGCGCATCGCCGGCCGCGAGAAAACCGTCGCGAAAGGCGTTCCCGCATCCGGAACATACTGA
- the queA gene encoding tRNA preQ1(34) S-adenosylmethionine ribosyltransferase-isomerase QueA: MRLSNFRYTLPKTRIADRPVSPRDACKLMVLNRRKKDMEHREFPDIVSFFRKGDLLILNNSRVFPAKIFGQKEKTDAKIEVFLLRELNKDAGLWDVLVDPARKVRVGNKIYFQDDVVAEVVDNTTSRGRTIRFLNPEIDVFDLVENIGTVPLPPYFSRKPDAADREDYQTVYASQTGAVVAPMAGLHFTMPILEQIKKKGVKILPVTLHPSLSSFNAIEVEDVSKHKMDSEYFNIPYQTAMEINDTKIRKSGRVIAVGTTTCRVLEANATVEGKIKFGQGWTDKFIYPPYQFKVTDALLTNFQQPETTLLMMVSAFAEHRLLMDSYKTALKSGYRFLAYGDAMFIY, translated from the coding sequence ATGCGTCTTTCAAACTTTCGATACACCCTGCCGAAAACCAGAATCGCAGACCGCCCGGTTTCGCCCAGGGACGCCTGCAAACTCATGGTTCTGAACCGGAGAAAAAAAGACATGGAACACCGGGAGTTCCCGGATATCGTCTCCTTTTTCAGGAAAGGCGACCTGCTCATCCTGAACAACAGCCGGGTCTTCCCCGCCAAGATTTTCGGACAGAAAGAAAAAACGGACGCAAAGATCGAGGTCTTCCTGCTGCGTGAACTAAACAAGGACGCCGGTTTATGGGATGTGCTCGTCGATCCGGCAAGAAAAGTACGCGTGGGCAACAAGATTTATTTTCAGGATGACGTGGTCGCCGAAGTCGTCGACAACACCACGTCGCGCGGGCGCACCATCCGTTTCCTGAACCCCGAAATCGACGTTTTCGATCTGGTGGAGAACATCGGCACCGTGCCCCTGCCGCCCTATTTCAGCAGGAAACCCGACGCTGCGGACCGCGAAGACTACCAGACGGTCTATGCCTCCCAGACGGGCGCGGTGGTGGCCCCCATGGCCGGCCTGCACTTCACGATGCCCATTCTCGAGCAGATAAAGAAAAAGGGAGTGAAAATACTTCCCGTCACCCTGCATCCGAGCCTCAGTTCCTTCAACGCGATCGAGGTCGAGGATGTATCGAAGCACAAGATGGATTCGGAATACTTCAACATTCCGTACCAGACGGCCATGGAGATCAATGACACCAAAATCAGGAAATCGGGAAGGGTCATCGCCGTCGGAACGACGACATGCCGGGTACTCGAAGCCAACGCGACGGTCGAGGGAAAAATAAAGTTTGGACAGGGCTGGACGGACAAGTTCATCTACCCCCCGTACCAGTTCAAGGTAACGGATGCGCTGCTGACGAATTTCCAGCAGCCTGAAACGACGCTGTTGATGATGGTGAGCGCGTTCGCCGAACACCGCCTGCTCATGGACTCGTACAAGACCGCCCTGAAAAGCGGCTATCGATTTCTTGCTTACGGCGACGCCATGTTCATTTACTGA